One part of the Aquicella lusitana genome encodes these proteins:
- a CDS encoding electron transfer flavoprotein subunit alpha/FixB family protein translates to MKILIIAEHDNQTLKQATHHTVTAAKKLGNEIDLLIMGAACQKVAEEARSLPAIQQVLLADNAVYDHQLAENCASLAALLAKEYDYILSGATTFGKNLLPRIAALLDVAMLSDVMQIISPDTFVRPIYAGNVLATVQSQDRIKILTIRTTSFPPVEAGEPKATIKIISEAIPNTLSRFENQTLTQSERPELTSARIVVSGGRGLKSAENFKLIEEIADRLGAAVGASRAAVDAGFAPNDYQVGQTGKVVAPDLYIAVGISGAIQHLAGMKDSKVIVAINNDPEAPIFQIADYALVGDLFKILPALRDELDKVLA, encoded by the coding sequence ATGAAAATACTAATCATTGCAGAACATGATAATCAAACACTGAAGCAGGCAACACACCATACGGTTACTGCAGCCAAAAAGTTGGGCAATGAAATTGATTTGCTCATCATGGGGGCAGCATGTCAAAAGGTTGCTGAAGAAGCTCGTTCCTTACCCGCCATTCAGCAGGTACTGCTTGCGGATAATGCTGTCTATGACCATCAGCTGGCGGAAAATTGCGCGTCACTTGCTGCGTTACTGGCTAAGGAATATGATTATATTTTGTCGGGGGCAACCACATTTGGTAAAAATCTTTTGCCGCGTATTGCAGCGCTGCTTGATGTGGCCATGCTAAGCGACGTGATGCAGATTATTTCACCCGATACCTTCGTGCGGCCCATTTACGCAGGCAATGTACTGGCAACGGTACAGTCACAAGACCGTATCAAAATTCTGACCATACGTACAACCAGTTTTCCGCCTGTAGAAGCGGGTGAGCCCAAAGCGACAATCAAAATCATTTCAGAAGCCATACCGAATACGCTCTCGCGTTTCGAAAACCAGACATTGACACAATCCGAGCGTCCTGAACTCACCTCCGCGCGTATTGTGGTTTCAGGTGGACGCGGCTTAAAAAGCGCAGAGAATTTTAAACTGATTGAGGAAATTGCAGACCGATTAGGCGCAGCAGTGGGCGCTTCCCGCGCTGCCGTCGATGCGGGTTTTGCACCCAATGATTATCAGGTAGGCCAAACAGGCAAAGTAGTCGCACCGGATCTTTATATTGCGGTAGGAATTTCAGGCGCTATTCAGCATCTCGCTGGCATGAAAGACAGCAAGGTGATTGTGGCGATCAATAATGATCCGGAAGCGCCTATTTTCCAGATCGCTGATTATGCACTGGTGGGGGACTTGTTTAAGATATTGCCTGCATTGCGTGATGAGCTGGATAAGGTATTGGCGTAG